In Bacteroidia bacterium, the following proteins share a genomic window:
- a CDS encoding bifunctional UDP-3-O-[3-hydroxymyristoyl] N-acetylglucosamine deacetylase/3-hydroxyacyl-ACP dehydratase, with the protein MTEKQTTISAPATVSGVGLHTGKVTTLTYKPASANVGYVFKRIDLEGQPEIAVDADLVVDTSRGTTIGKGGATVQTIEHSMAALFGLGIDNVIIEIDGSEPPILDGSSAQFMEALQKVDVVELEADRNYFELKETLIYRDEASGVEMIAVPADKFQVSVMVDYNSPVLGRQHASLYDISEFKKDIASSRTFCFLHELEMLLEAGLIKGGDLNNAIVVVDKEVDDAELKALAHLFNRPDIKVAKEGILNNVELRSYNEPARHKLLDVVGDLTLVGQPIKAHIFATRPGHKANAAFAQKIKQHIKAEKLKKANYPVYDPGVKPLYDINQIVQILPHRPPFLLIDKILEMSESHVVGVKNVTMNEPFFAGHFPGDPVMPGVLQVEAMAQAGGILVLSTVPDPENYVTYFLKLIEVKFRHKVLPGDSVVFRLDLVSPIRRGICHMKGYAMVGSTVVMEAEMMAQIVKRP; encoded by the coding sequence ATGACCGAAAAGCAAACCACCATAAGTGCACCTGCGACCGTTAGCGGAGTTGGATTACATACCGGAAAAGTTACCACACTAACCTACAAACCGGCATCGGCCAATGTTGGATATGTTTTCAAGCGGATTGATTTAGAAGGTCAACCCGAAATTGCGGTAGACGCCGATTTGGTTGTTGATACATCGCGAGGGACTACCATTGGGAAAGGAGGGGCAACTGTTCAAACAATTGAACATTCTATGGCGGCCTTATTTGGTTTGGGCATCGACAATGTTATTATTGAAATTGATGGCTCAGAACCTCCTATTTTGGATGGAAGTTCGGCTCAATTTATGGAAGCCCTGCAAAAGGTGGACGTGGTGGAATTAGAAGCTGATCGTAATTACTTTGAACTTAAAGAGACACTCATTTACAGAGATGAGGCTAGTGGAGTAGAAATGATTGCTGTTCCTGCCGATAAGTTTCAGGTAAGTGTAATGGTAGATTACAATTCACCGGTTTTAGGAAGGCAACATGCCAGTTTATACGATATTTCCGAGTTCAAAAAGGATATTGCTTCATCGCGTACCTTTTGTTTTTTGCATGAGTTAGAAATGCTTTTGGAGGCCGGATTAATTAAAGGCGGAGATTTAAACAATGCCATCGTGGTGGTGGATAAAGAAGTGGATGATGCTGAATTAAAAGCTTTGGCACATTTATTTAACCGTCCGGATATTAAGGTAGCCAAAGAAGGTATTTTGAACAACGTGGAATTGCGTTCGTACAATGAGCCGGCAAGGCATAAGCTGCTGGATGTGGTAGGTGATTTAACCTTGGTTGGACAACCGATTAAGGCTCATATTTTTGCTACTCGTCCGGGACATAAGGCCAATGCAGCCTTTGCACAAAAGATAAAGCAACACATTAAGGCAGAAAAGTTAAAGAAGGCAAACTATCCGGTGTACGATCCCGGAGTTAAGCCATTGTATGATATCAACCAGATTGTACAAATTCTACCACATCGACCTCCGTTTTTGCTGATAGATAAGATATTGGAGATGAGCGAGTCGCATGTGGTAGGGGTGAAGAATGTAACGATGAATGAGCCATTTTTTGCCGGTCATTTTCCTGGAGATCCGGTAATGCCCGGGGTATTACAGGTGGAAGCCATGGCTCAAGCGGGAGGGATTTTGGTATTAAGTACAGTACCGGATCCTGAGAATTACGTTACCTATTTTTTAAAATTAATTGAAGTTAAGTTCCGTCACAAAGTTCTTCCGGGCGATTCGGTTGTATTTCGCCTTGATTTGGTTTCGCCAATTCGCCGGGGAATATGCCATATGAAAGGATACGCCATGGTTGGATCCACCGTGGTTATGGAAGCAGAAATGATGGCACAAATAGTAAAAAGACCCTAG